One window of the Populus nigra chromosome 4, ddPopNigr1.1, whole genome shotgun sequence genome contains the following:
- the LOC133692768 gene encoding uncharacterized protein LOC133692768 isoform X1, with amino-acid sequence MKALVTGASGYLGGRLCHGLLKQGHSVRALVRRTSDISELPPPSSGGVFELAYGDITDYQSLLDAFSGCQVIFHAAAIVEPWLPDPSKFFSVNVEGLNNVLQAAKETETIEKIIYTSSFFALGSTDGYVADESQVHCEKRFCTEYERSKMTADKIASQAAAEGVPIVMLYPGVIYGPGKLTTGNIVAQLLIERFAGRLPGYIGYGNDKFSFVHVDDLVDGHIAAMDKGRQGERYLLTGENASFKLVFDMAAIISETKKPRFSIPLCIIESYGWLLVLVSRLTGNLPLISPPQTVHVLRHQWEYSCEKAKTELGYNPRGLEDGLKEVLPWLKSMGVIKY; translated from the exons ATGAAGGCGCTGGTCACCGGTGCGTCCGGTTACTTAGGCGGCAGGCTCTGCCACGGCCTCCTTAAACAAGGCCACTCCGTCCGCGCCTTGGTCCGTCGCACCAGTGACATCTCCGAGCTTCCTCCTCCCTCCAGCGGTGGAGTCTTCGAACTCGCATACGGTGACATTACCGACTACCAGTCTCTCCTGGATGCCTTCTCTGGTTGCCAAGTCATCTTCCACGCTGCCGCTATCGTCGAACCCTGGCTTCCAGATCCTTCAAAATTCTTCTCC gttaatgttgaaggattgaATAACGTGCTACAAGCAGCTAAAGAGACAGAAACAATTGAGAAGATCATATACACGTCGTCGTTTTTCGCACTTGGTTCCACTGATGGATATGTTGCTGATGAGAGCCAA GTGCATTGCGAGAAACGTTTCTGTACGGAATACGAGAGATCAAAGATGACTGCTGATAAGATTGCTTCACAAGCTGCGGCAGAGGGGGTGCCGATCGTGATGCTTTATCCTGGTGTTATTTATGGTCCAGGGAAGCTCACTACTGGTAATATAGTGGCTCAATTG CTCATCGAACGCTTTGCTGGACGTTTACCAGGATATATTGGCTATGGGAATGATAAATTTTCCTTTGTTCATGTTGATGACCTGGTAGATGGTCATATTGCAGCAATGGACAAAGGTAGACAAGGTGAAAGATATCTACTTACAGGAGAAAATGCATCCTTCAAGCTTGTTTTTGATATGGCTGCTATTATCTCTGAAACAAAAAAGCCAAGGTTTAGCATTCCTTTATGCATAATTGAATCTTATGGATGGTTATTGGTTCTTGTTTCTCGACTTACAGGAAACCTTCCTCTCATCAGTCCCCCG CAGACTGTACATGTTCTAAGACATCAGTGGGAATATTCATGTGAAAAGGCCAAGACAGAGCTAGGTTATAATCCTCGGGGCTTGGAAGATGGACTGAAAGAGGTCCTTCCATGGTTGAAGAGCATGGGGGTGATCAAATATTGA
- the LOC133692049 gene encoding BRI1 kinase inhibitor 1-like — protein MDTQTQTNTREKVADEPQEGNLKQDGKEGIQAKQQALPTSPASPSSASSSPSHEFSFTISLHSASAPVPDKAKTPPNSFAIDLSPADDIFFHGHLLPLHLLSHLPVSPRSSTNSFDSFTLPIKELLDDQRPNKSSNNCSASNGNSISSSNNINNNNNCSRHRSKNYSETKGRSKPKSFSLFGWRKGCEVKEKEEDKGEHKKKLRFDASQVLKRYARMVRPLMFFKGRRENLQSHKQPYSFSGNLSWGNKQELRGTRGECSAPASMRTSPTNSGLLLATATLPTSTSDSTMEEFHAAIQAAIAHCKNSIAAEEKMKC, from the coding sequence ATGGACACCCAAACGCAAACGAACACCAGAGAAAAAGTTGCGGACGAGCCTCAAGAaggaaatttaaaacaagacGGAAAAGAGGGCATACAAGCAAAGCAACAGGCACTGCCAACATCCCCTGCCTCCCCATCTTCAGCATCCTCCTCTCCTTCTCATGAATTTTCCTTCACAATCTCTCTCCACTCTGCCTCAGCACCAGTCCCTGACAAGGCCAAAACCCCTCCTAATTCATTTGCTATTGATTTGTCTCCAGCAGATGACATTTTCTTCCATGGGCACTTGCTCCCTCTCCATCTCCTCTCACACCTTCCTGTATCTCCTCGCTCGTCCACAAATTCCTTTGACAGCTTCACCCTCCCTATCAAGGAATTATTAGATGATCAAAGACCCAACAAAAGTAGCAATAACTGCAGCGCCAGCAATGGAAATAGCATTAGCAGTAGcaacaacatcaacaacaacaataactgCAGTCGCCATCGAAGCAAAAACTATAGTGAGACAAAGGGAAGAAGCAAGCCCAAGTCTTTCTCTTTATTCGGTTGGCGAAAAGGGTGTGAAGttaaagaaaaggaggaggacAAGGGTGAGCACAAGAAAAAGCTGAGGTTCGACGCAAGTCAGGTACTGAAGAGGTACGCCAGAATGGTTAGGCCACTCATGTTCTTCAAAGGAAGGAGAGAAAATCTCCAATCCCACAAGCAACCTTATTCATTTTCAGGTAATTTAAGTTGGGGAAATAAACAGGAGTTGCGAGGGACGAGAGGAGAATGCTCAGCACCGGCATCGATGAGGACATCTCCAACAAATAGTGGCCTTCTTCTTGCAACTGCAACTCTTCCTACTTCTACAAGTGATAGTACAATGGAAGAGTTTCATGCTGCTATTCAAGCAGCAATTGCTCATTGCAAGAACTCCATTGCTGcagaagaaaagatgaaatgCTAA
- the LOC133691444 gene encoding uncharacterized protein LOC133691444 yields the protein MKKIVVTGASGFVGGVLCHTLLKQGHSVRALVRRTSDLSGFPSPSTGENFQLAYGDVTDYRSLLDAIFGCDVIFHAAAAVEPWLPDPSKFFSVNVGGLKNVVQAAKETKTIEKIIYTSSMVALGSTDGYVADESQVHHEKYFYTEYERSKVAADKVASQAAAEGLPIVTLYPGVVYGPGKLTTGNALAKMLIDRFAGRLPGYIGRGNDRLSFCHVDDVVGGHIAAMDKGRLGERYLLTGENASFSRVLDIAAIITRTEKPRFSIPLWVIEAYGWLSILIFHFTGKLPLLCPPSVHVLRHQWEYSCEKARIELDYNPRSLKEGLDELLPWMKSLGAITY from the exons ATGAAGAAGATAGTTGTGACCGGCGCATCTGGTTTCGTAGGCGGGGTACTGTGCCACACCCTCCTTAAACAGGGCCACTCCGTCCGGGCCTTAGTCCGCCGAACCAGCGACTTGTCCGGCTTCCCTTCGCCCTCTACAGGGGAGAACTTTCAACTCGCCTATGGTGACGTTACCGACTATCGGTCACTCCTGGATGCCATCTTCGGCTGCGACGTGATCTTCCATGCTGCCGCCGCTGTCGAGCCCTGGCTTCCAGATCCTTCTAAATTCTTCTCC GTGAACGTAGGAGGATTAAAGAATGTGGTGCAAGCAGCTAAAGAGACAAAAACGATAGAGAAGATTATATACACTTCTTCAATGGTGGCCCTTGGATCAACTGATGGATATGTTGCTGATGAGAGCCAA GTACATCACGAGAAGTATTTCTATACAGAGTATGAGAGATCAAAGGTAGCAGCTGACAAGGTTGCTTCACAAGCAGCAGCAGAAGGATTGCCAATTGTGACCCTTTATCCTGGTGTTGTTTATGGTCCAGGGAAACTCACAACTGGCAACGCTCTGGCTAAAATG TTGATTGATCGATTCGCTGGACGTTTACCGGGATATATAGGGCGTGGAAATGATAGGCTTTCCTTTTGTCACGTTGATGATGTAGTTGGAGGTCATATTGCAGCAATGGACAAAGGTCGATTGGGTGAAAGATATCTACTCACAGGAGAAAATGCATCGTTCTCACGTGTGCTTGATATAGCCGCTATCATCACTAGAACAGAAAAGCCAAGGTTTAGCATTCCTTTATGGGTAATTGAAGCTTACGGATGGCTGTCGATTCTTATTTTTCACTTTACAGGAAAGCTTCCACTTTTATGTCCACCG AGTGTGCATGTTCTGCGACACCAGTGGGAATATTCTTGCGAGAAAGCCAGAATAGAGCTGGATTACAATCCCCGAAGCTTGAAAGAAGGACTAGATGAGTTGCTACCGTGGATGAAGAGCTTAGGGGCGATAACATACTGA
- the LOC133692768 gene encoding uncharacterized protein LOC133692768 isoform X3: MKALVTGASGYLGGRLCHGLLKQGHSVRALVRRTSDISELPPPSSGGVFELAYGDITDYQSLLDAFSGCQVIFHAAAIVEPWLPDPSKFFSVNVEGLNNVLQAAKETETIEKIIYTSSFFALGSTDGYVADESQVHCEKRFCTEYERSKMTADKIASQAAAEGVPIVMLYPGVIYGPGKLTTGNIVAQLLIERFAGRLPGYIGYGNDKFSFVHVDDLVDGHIAAMDKGRQGERYLLTGENASFKLVFDMAAIISETKKETFLSSVPRRLYMF; the protein is encoded by the exons ATGAAGGCGCTGGTCACCGGTGCGTCCGGTTACTTAGGCGGCAGGCTCTGCCACGGCCTCCTTAAACAAGGCCACTCCGTCCGCGCCTTGGTCCGTCGCACCAGTGACATCTCCGAGCTTCCTCCTCCCTCCAGCGGTGGAGTCTTCGAACTCGCATACGGTGACATTACCGACTACCAGTCTCTCCTGGATGCCTTCTCTGGTTGCCAAGTCATCTTCCACGCTGCCGCTATCGTCGAACCCTGGCTTCCAGATCCTTCAAAATTCTTCTCC gttaatgttgaaggattgaATAACGTGCTACAAGCAGCTAAAGAGACAGAAACAATTGAGAAGATCATATACACGTCGTCGTTTTTCGCACTTGGTTCCACTGATGGATATGTTGCTGATGAGAGCCAA GTGCATTGCGAGAAACGTTTCTGTACGGAATACGAGAGATCAAAGATGACTGCTGATAAGATTGCTTCACAAGCTGCGGCAGAGGGGGTGCCGATCGTGATGCTTTATCCTGGTGTTATTTATGGTCCAGGGAAGCTCACTACTGGTAATATAGTGGCTCAATTG CTCATCGAACGCTTTGCTGGACGTTTACCAGGATATATTGGCTATGGGAATGATAAATTTTCCTTTGTTCATGTTGATGACCTGGTAGATGGTCATATTGCAGCAATGGACAAAGGTAGACAAGGTGAAAGATATCTACTTACAGGAGAAAATGCATCCTTCAAGCTTGTTTTTGATATGGCTGCTATTATCTCTGAAACAAAAAAG GAAACCTTCCTCTCATCAGTCCCCCG CAGACTGTACATGTTCTAA
- the LOC133692768 gene encoding uncharacterized protein LOC133692768 isoform X4 encodes MKALVTGASGYLGGRLCHGLLKQGHSVRALVRRTSDISELPPPSSGGVFELAYGDITDYQSLLDAFSGCQVIFHAAAIVEPWLPDPSKFFSVNVEGLNNVLQAAKETETIEKIIYTSSFFALGSTDGYVADESQVHCEKRFCTEYERSKMTADKIASQAAAEGVPIVMLYPGVIYGPGKLTTGNIVAQLLIERFAGRLPGYIGYGNDKFSFVHVDDLVDGHIAAMDKGRQGERYLLTGENASFKLVFDMAAIISETKKETFLSSVPRLYMF; translated from the exons ATGAAGGCGCTGGTCACCGGTGCGTCCGGTTACTTAGGCGGCAGGCTCTGCCACGGCCTCCTTAAACAAGGCCACTCCGTCCGCGCCTTGGTCCGTCGCACCAGTGACATCTCCGAGCTTCCTCCTCCCTCCAGCGGTGGAGTCTTCGAACTCGCATACGGTGACATTACCGACTACCAGTCTCTCCTGGATGCCTTCTCTGGTTGCCAAGTCATCTTCCACGCTGCCGCTATCGTCGAACCCTGGCTTCCAGATCCTTCAAAATTCTTCTCC gttaatgttgaaggattgaATAACGTGCTACAAGCAGCTAAAGAGACAGAAACAATTGAGAAGATCATATACACGTCGTCGTTTTTCGCACTTGGTTCCACTGATGGATATGTTGCTGATGAGAGCCAA GTGCATTGCGAGAAACGTTTCTGTACGGAATACGAGAGATCAAAGATGACTGCTGATAAGATTGCTTCACAAGCTGCGGCAGAGGGGGTGCCGATCGTGATGCTTTATCCTGGTGTTATTTATGGTCCAGGGAAGCTCACTACTGGTAATATAGTGGCTCAATTG CTCATCGAACGCTTTGCTGGACGTTTACCAGGATATATTGGCTATGGGAATGATAAATTTTCCTTTGTTCATGTTGATGACCTGGTAGATGGTCATATTGCAGCAATGGACAAAGGTAGACAAGGTGAAAGATATCTACTTACAGGAGAAAATGCATCCTTCAAGCTTGTTTTTGATATGGCTGCTATTATCTCTGAAACAAAAAAG GAAACCTTCCTCTCATCAGTCCCCCG ACTGTACATGTTCTAA
- the LOC133692768 gene encoding uncharacterized protein LOC133692768 isoform X2: MKALVTGASGYLGGRLCHGLLKQGHSVRALVRRTSDISELPPPSSGGVFELAYGDITDYQSLLDAFSGCQVIFHAAAIVEPWLPDPSKFFSVNVEGLNNVLQAAKETETIEKIIYTSSFFALGSTDGYVADESQVHCEKRFCTEYERSKMTADKIASQAAAEGVPIVMLYPGVIYGPGKLTTGNIVAQLLIERFAGRLPGYIGYGNDKFSFVHVDDLVDGHIAAMDKGRQGERYLLTGENASFKLVFDMAAIISETKKPRFSIPLCIIESYGWLLVLVSRLTGNLPLISPPTVHVLRHQWEYSCEKAKTELGYNPRGLEDGLKEVLPWLKSMGVIKY; the protein is encoded by the exons ATGAAGGCGCTGGTCACCGGTGCGTCCGGTTACTTAGGCGGCAGGCTCTGCCACGGCCTCCTTAAACAAGGCCACTCCGTCCGCGCCTTGGTCCGTCGCACCAGTGACATCTCCGAGCTTCCTCCTCCCTCCAGCGGTGGAGTCTTCGAACTCGCATACGGTGACATTACCGACTACCAGTCTCTCCTGGATGCCTTCTCTGGTTGCCAAGTCATCTTCCACGCTGCCGCTATCGTCGAACCCTGGCTTCCAGATCCTTCAAAATTCTTCTCC gttaatgttgaaggattgaATAACGTGCTACAAGCAGCTAAAGAGACAGAAACAATTGAGAAGATCATATACACGTCGTCGTTTTTCGCACTTGGTTCCACTGATGGATATGTTGCTGATGAGAGCCAA GTGCATTGCGAGAAACGTTTCTGTACGGAATACGAGAGATCAAAGATGACTGCTGATAAGATTGCTTCACAAGCTGCGGCAGAGGGGGTGCCGATCGTGATGCTTTATCCTGGTGTTATTTATGGTCCAGGGAAGCTCACTACTGGTAATATAGTGGCTCAATTG CTCATCGAACGCTTTGCTGGACGTTTACCAGGATATATTGGCTATGGGAATGATAAATTTTCCTTTGTTCATGTTGATGACCTGGTAGATGGTCATATTGCAGCAATGGACAAAGGTAGACAAGGTGAAAGATATCTACTTACAGGAGAAAATGCATCCTTCAAGCTTGTTTTTGATATGGCTGCTATTATCTCTGAAACAAAAAAGCCAAGGTTTAGCATTCCTTTATGCATAATTGAATCTTATGGATGGTTATTGGTTCTTGTTTCTCGACTTACAGGAAACCTTCCTCTCATCAGTCCCCCG ACTGTACATGTTCTAAGACATCAGTGGGAATATTCATGTGAAAAGGCCAAGACAGAGCTAGGTTATAATCCTCGGGGCTTGGAAGATGGACTGAAAGAGGTCCTTCCATGGTTGAAGAGCATGGGGGTGATCAAATATTGA
- the LOC133692047 gene encoding probable protein phosphatase 2C 12, producing MMAAAREHHTVPLSVLLKRELASEKVEKPEILYGQACQSKKGEDFTLLKTECQRIVGDGITTYSVFGLFDGHNGSAAAIYTKENLLNNFIAAMPPDLNRDEWVAALPRALVAGFVKTDKDFQQRARTSGTTVTFAVIEGLVITVASVGDSRCILESAEGDLYYLSADHRLECNEEERERITASGGEVGRLNTGGGAEIGPLRCWPGGLCLSRSIGDVDVGEYIVPVPYVKQIKLSTGGGRLIISSDGVWDALSDEVALDCCRGMPVEAAAAQIVKEAVQVKGLRDDTTCIVIDIVPPEKPAAPLPPPKKLGRGVFKSMFRKRSPESSSQIDKEYLEPDVVEELFEEGSAMLSERLDMKYPLCKMFKLFICAVCQVEIKPDEGISIHVGSSDFGKLRPWDGPFLCSSCQEKKEAMEGKRPPGDRHSSDSD from the exons atgatgGCTGCTGCGAGGGAACATCATACGGTGCCGCTCTCGGTGCTTTTAAAGCGAGAATTGGCGAGTGAGAAGGTAGAGAAGCCGGAGATTTTATACGGACAGGCTTGTCAGAGCAAGAAAGGGGAGGATTTCACCTTGTTAAAAACTGAATGCCAGAGAATCGTGGGTGATGGGATTACTACTTATTCTGTTTTCGGG ttattTGATGGACATAATGGGTCTGCAGCAGCAATATACACCAAGGAGAATCTACTAAATAACTTCATAGCCGCCATGCCTCCAGATCTTAACAGAGATGAATGGGTAGCAGCACTTCCAAGAGCTTTAGTTGCAGGGTTCGTCAAAACAGATAAAGATTTTCAACAGAGAG ctCGAACATCAGGAACAACTGTCACCTTTGCAGTAATCGAAGGATTGGTCATAACTGTGGCATCTGTTGGCGATTCCCGTTGCATTCTTGAATCTGCTGAAGGTGATCTCTATTACTTGTCAGCAGATCATCGGCTTGAATGCAATGAAGAGGA GAGGGAGCGCATTACTGCAAGTGGGGGTGAGGTGGGACGACTAAATACTGGCGGTGGTGCAGAG ATTGGCCCTTTGAGATGTTGGCCTGGTGGCTTATGTCTTTCGCGATCTATCGGGGATGTGGATGTTGGCGAGTACATTGTTCCTGTTCCTTATGTGAAGCAAATTAAG TTGTCTACTGGGGGTGGTAGGCTTATTATCTCTAGTGATGGTGTTTGGGATGCTTTATCTGATGAAGTGGCTCTTGATTGTTGCCGTGGGATGCCAGTGGAagctgcagctgcacaaattgTTAAG GAAGCAGTGCAGGTGAAAGGACTTCGAGATGATACAACCTGCATTGTGATTGATATAGTACCACCAGAGAAACCAGCTGCCCCTTTGCCACCACCAAAAAAGCTTGGAAGAGGAGTATTCAAGTCCATGTTTCGCAAAAGGTCCCCTGAATCTTCTTCTCAAATTGATAAGGAATATCTGGAACCAGATGTGGTTGAGGAACTATTTGAGGAAGGATCTGCCATGCTTTCAGAAAG GTTAGATATGAAATACCCGCTTTGCAAAATGTTTAAGCTGTTTATATGTGCAGTCTGTCAAGTAGAGATAAAACCTGACGAGGGTATTTCAATACATGTTGGTTCATctgattttggaaaattacGTCCCTGGGATGGCCCTTTCCTTTGCTCAAGTTgccaagagaaaaaagaagcaatggAAGGGAAAAGACCACCAGGAG ATAGGCATAGCAGTGATAGTGATTAG